A window from Sinorhizobium fredii encodes these proteins:
- the folB gene encoding dihydroneopterin aldolase, which translates to MTATYIITLKNCAFFARHGVLDEEEFLGQRFFVDAELEVEQGTALAEDCIDDTVHYGIAFAEIERIVTGRRRYLIEALALEVAKTLCARFQQIRRAKVSIRKPNAPVPGVLDYVEVTVEHVAE; encoded by the coding sequence ATGACTGCGACCTACATCATTACCCTGAAAAACTGCGCCTTCTTTGCGCGCCATGGCGTGCTTGACGAGGAGGAGTTTCTCGGCCAGCGCTTCTTCGTGGATGCTGAACTCGAGGTTGAGCAGGGCACGGCGCTGGCCGAAGACTGCATCGACGACACCGTGCATTACGGAATCGCCTTTGCCGAGATCGAAAGGATTGTGACGGGGCGCAGGCGCTACCTGATCGAGGCTCTCGCTCTCGAAGTCGCCAAGACATTGTGTGCGCGGTTCCAGCAGATACGGCGGGCCAAAGTTTCCATTCGCAAGCCCAATGCGCCGGTCCCGGGCGTCCTGGACTACGTCGAGGTCACGGTCGAGCATGTCGCCGAATAG
- the folP gene encoding dihydropteroate synthase, translating into MTYDPFQKSRWPLAHGRSLELGPRGVLMAIINVTPDSFSDGGRFADATVAVAAAMRALEDGAAILDIGGESTRPDADPVDAGEEQARILPVIEALAGRTDAIISVDTYRAETARLAIEAGAHIVNDVHGLQREPAIAQVAAETGAGLCVMHTGRDRQKLGDVIEDQFQFLNRSLEIAAEAGVARDRIVLDPGYGFAKGADENLELMARFAELHRFGLPFLVGTSRKRFIGAVTGRDAKDRDVGTAATTALLRIAGAAIFRVHDVAINRDALAMADAMLDAKNSRRDMKP; encoded by the coding sequence ATGACCTACGATCCATTCCAAAAATCTCGCTGGCCGTTGGCGCACGGGCGCAGCCTCGAACTGGGGCCGCGCGGTGTTCTGATGGCGATCATCAATGTGACGCCGGATTCCTTCTCCGATGGCGGCCGCTTTGCAGACGCCACCGTTGCTGTCGCCGCGGCGATGCGCGCCCTCGAGGACGGCGCGGCGATCCTCGACATCGGTGGCGAGTCGACCCGCCCCGATGCGGATCCGGTCGATGCGGGCGAGGAGCAGGCACGTATTTTGCCGGTCATCGAGGCACTGGCGGGCCGGACCGATGCAATCATCTCGGTCGACACCTATCGCGCCGAAACGGCGCGCCTGGCCATCGAAGCCGGCGCTCATATTGTCAACGACGTGCACGGTCTGCAGCGGGAACCGGCGATCGCGCAAGTGGCTGCCGAGACGGGCGCAGGGCTTTGCGTCATGCATACAGGGCGCGATCGGCAGAAGCTCGGCGACGTCATCGAGGATCAATTCCAATTTCTAAACCGTTCGCTGGAGATTGCCGCCGAGGCGGGCGTCGCACGCGACCGGATCGTCCTCGACCCCGGCTATGGCTTCGCGAAGGGAGCGGATGAAAATTTGGAGCTGATGGCGCGATTTGCGGAATTGCATCGGTTCGGCCTGCCATTCCTGGTCGGCACATCGCGCAAGCGCTTCATCGGCGCCGTTACCGGTCGCGATGCGAAAGACCGCGACGTCGGTACAGCGGCGACGACCGCGCTCCTCAGAATTGCCGGGGCGGCGATCTTTCGGGTGCATGATGTCGCAATCAACAGGGATGCACTGGCGATGGCGGATGCTATGCTCGACGCAAAGAACAGCCGACGGGACATGAAGCCATGA
- a CDS encoding DUF922 domain-containing Zn-dependent protease, translating into MFRVRNPLRAALIAFLVGLPIGHASGETLISKTVTYFSIGGRTAAELDKALAASGPLMKNTGTRHPGATRIKFGGTITYVSRGGRCAVGTARVTLNTSIILPRWKYRPQASRDLALVWDTLAADIKRHEERHAEIARNHARRMERTFLGLKPEADCDRMQARVAEVSAEEIASHDKDQARFDRTEAANFDRRMIRLLQYRLDSLKKTER; encoded by the coding sequence ATGTTCCGAGTTCGCAATCCGCTGAGAGCCGCCCTGATCGCATTTCTCGTTGGCCTTCCGATTGGCCACGCCTCGGGTGAGACCTTGATCAGCAAAACCGTCACCTATTTCTCGATCGGCGGGCGTACGGCGGCAGAACTCGACAAGGCCCTCGCCGCCAGCGGCCCGCTGATGAAGAACACCGGCACGCGCCACCCCGGCGCCACGCGAATCAAATTCGGCGGCACGATAACCTATGTCAGCCGCGGCGGGCGCTGTGCAGTCGGCACGGCGCGCGTCACGCTCAACACGAGCATCATCTTGCCGCGCTGGAAGTACCGCCCCCAAGCGAGCCGCGATCTCGCCCTTGTCTGGGATACGCTCGCGGCCGACATCAAGCGCCATGAAGAGCGCCATGCCGAGATCGCCCGCAATCATGCCCGTCGCATGGAACGGACTTTTCTCGGACTGAAGCCGGAGGCAGACTGCGATCGTATGCAGGCTCGGGTGGCCGAGGTGAGTGCCGAAGAAATCGCAAGCCATGACAAGGACCAAGCGCGCTTTGACCGCACGGAAGCCGCGAACTTCGATCGCCGGATGATCCGACTGCTGCAATACCGGCTGGATTCGCTGAAGAAGACAGAGCGCTAG
- a CDS encoding 2Fe-2S iron-sulfur cluster-binding protein, protein MTKLTIVAFDGTRHDLDVENGSTVMENAVRNSVPGIEAECGGACACATCHVYVDDAWAAAVGAPEAMEEDMLDFAYDVRPTSRLSCQIKMSEALDGLVVHVPERQA, encoded by the coding sequence ATGACAAAACTTACGATCGTAGCCTTTGACGGCACGCGCCACGACCTCGATGTCGAAAACGGCTCCACGGTCATGGAGAATGCGGTGCGCAATTCCGTGCCCGGCATCGAGGCCGAGTGCGGGGGCGCCTGTGCCTGCGCAACCTGTCATGTCTATGTTGACGACGCCTGGGCGGCGGCCGTCGGCGCTCCGGAAGCGATGGAAGAAGACATGCTGGATTTCGCCTATGACGTGAGGCCGACCTCTCGGCTCTCCTGTCAGATCAAGATGAGCGAGGCGCTTGACGGACTGGTCGTGCACGTGCCCGAGCGCCAGGCCTAA
- a CDS encoding Hpt domain-containing protein — MSALKIAFETPDNPANASPCGKPPIDFVHLSGQTMGDKSLEIEVLQLFARQARQTMAEINDADADACGQSAHRLKGAALAVGATRVARAAAAIEQRPADWTLRAPLGAAVLEAELFILKLCR; from the coding sequence ATGTCGGCGCTCAAGATCGCTTTCGAAACCCCCGACAATCCGGCAAACGCGTCGCCTTGCGGAAAGCCGCCGATCGATTTTGTCCACCTGTCCGGCCAGACGATGGGGGACAAGAGCCTCGAAATCGAGGTGCTTCAGCTTTTTGCCCGCCAGGCCCGGCAGACGATGGCCGAGATCAACGACGCGGATGCCGATGCATGCGGCCAGTCGGCGCATCGACTGAAGGGGGCGGCACTCGCGGTCGGAGCAACGCGCGTGGCTCGTGCCGCCGCCGCCATAGAGCAGCGGCCCGCCGACTGGACCCTACGCGCCCCACTCGGGGCAGCCGTGCTCGAAGCCGAGCTTTTCATCCTCAAGCTGTGCCGCTGA